In Streptomyces sp. DG2A-72, one genomic interval encodes:
- a CDS encoding NUDIX hydrolase: MPYDPSAFPPFAVTVDLVVLTVRRHALCALAVRRGEPPFQGRWALPGGFVRADEDLAQAAARELAEETGLRAHDPAVPVQDNGAHLEQLATYGDPKRDPRMRVVSVAHLALAPDLPAPRAGGDASNARWAPVEELLQQSGYGRDGEPVAPLAFDHAQILSDGVERARSKIEYSSLATAFCPTEFTVGELRRVYEAVWGVALDPRNFHRKVTGTPGFLVPTGGTTTRQGGRPAQLFRAGGATLLNPPMLRPEV, encoded by the coding sequence ATGCCCTACGACCCGTCAGCCTTTCCGCCCTTCGCCGTCACCGTGGACCTGGTCGTGCTGACCGTGCGCCGTCATGCCCTGTGCGCGCTGGCGGTACGCAGGGGCGAACCGCCGTTCCAGGGACGCTGGGCGCTCCCTGGAGGCTTCGTACGGGCCGACGAGGACCTGGCGCAGGCGGCAGCCCGCGAGCTGGCCGAGGAGACCGGGCTGCGCGCCCATGATCCGGCTGTCCCCGTCCAGGACAACGGCGCCCACCTCGAGCAGCTCGCGACGTACGGCGACCCCAAGCGGGATCCCCGGATGCGGGTGGTCAGCGTCGCGCACCTGGCGCTCGCCCCCGACCTGCCGGCCCCCCGAGCGGGCGGCGACGCCAGCAATGCCCGCTGGGCGCCGGTCGAGGAACTGCTGCAGCAGAGCGGCTACGGCCGCGACGGCGAACCCGTGGCGCCGCTCGCCTTCGACCACGCACAGATCCTTTCGGACGGGGTGGAGCGCGCCCGATCCAAGATCGAGTACTCCTCCCTGGCCACGGCGTTCTGCCCCACCGAGTTCACCGTCGGCGAGCTGCGCCGTGTCTACGAGGCGGTGTGGGGCGTCGCGCTCGACCCGCGCAACTTCCACCGCAAGGTGACGGGCACACCAGGGTTCCTCGTTCCCACCGGCGGCACCACCACACGCCAGGGCGGTCGCCCGGCCCAGCTCTTCCGGGCCGGCGGCGCCACGCTGCTCAACCCTCCGATGCTGCGCCCCGAGGTGTGA